A single genomic interval of Vicinamibacterales bacterium harbors:
- a CDS encoding carboxylesterase family protein, with the protein MTLHIPGRRPLGRADRLTSLLKKKDNDHMDDQSLPSRRDVLAGAVTIAGTAAVCAASPVSALAQAPAPAAAPLVIASDRKAVVETAAGKVRGFVSGGILTFRGIPYAASTEGQARFAPPSKPVPWAGVRSAMYYGPTCPQGPRTGWKNDEEAFVFEWDDGQPGEDCLRVNVWTPGLNDNKKRPVLVWIHGGQFLAGSGQELKAYHGERLSRRGDVVVVSLNHRLNVLGYLDLSACGSRYADSGNAGMLDIVAALQWVHDNIASFGGDPGNVTIFGQSGGGAKVSTVMAMPAARGLFHRAAVHSGSGLRMVPAESAAKLAALTLAELGLSASQVDQLHTMPHAHLLEAAQAAQRKMGPAGRPGGLSRLVAADRAGLAAVVDGKHVPHHPFDPVAPAVSADIPMLIGSTLNEFGNEIQTPGVEAITEQELQARATAAYGGQGAQAVAAYRRAMPGARPSDVFSRMSAAAQRHNAIVQATRKRALGAAPAFLYWFTWQTPILDGRPRAFHCSELPFVFDNTDRCAAMTGGSPEARELAGRMSDAWIAFARTGNPNHPGLPKWPAFSPDAGEVMVFDDTCAVQFDPDRELRKLTSGT; encoded by the coding sequence ATGACGCTCCACATTCCTGGCCGCCGACCTCTCGGTCGCGCCGACCGACTCACCTCCTTGTTGAAGAAGAAGGACAACGACCACATGGACGATCAGTCGCTGCCGAGCCGTCGCGACGTTCTGGCCGGGGCCGTGACCATCGCGGGCACGGCGGCCGTGTGCGCCGCGTCGCCGGTGTCCGCGTTGGCGCAGGCACCGGCCCCCGCGGCGGCTCCGCTCGTCATCGCCTCCGATCGGAAGGCCGTCGTCGAGACCGCAGCAGGGAAGGTTCGGGGGTTCGTCAGCGGCGGCATCCTCACGTTCAGGGGCATTCCGTACGCCGCGTCCACGGAAGGGCAGGCCCGCTTCGCGCCTCCGTCCAAGCCGGTGCCGTGGGCGGGCGTCCGTAGCGCGATGTACTACGGGCCGACGTGCCCGCAAGGGCCACGCACGGGCTGGAAGAACGACGAAGAGGCATTCGTCTTCGAGTGGGACGACGGGCAGCCCGGTGAGGACTGCCTGCGCGTGAACGTCTGGACGCCGGGGCTGAACGACAACAAGAAGCGGCCGGTGCTCGTGTGGATCCACGGGGGCCAGTTCCTCGCCGGTTCGGGCCAGGAGTTGAAGGCGTATCACGGCGAGCGCCTCAGCCGGCGCGGCGATGTCGTGGTCGTCTCGCTCAACCACCGACTGAATGTGCTCGGCTACCTCGACCTGAGCGCCTGCGGCAGCCGCTACGCGGACTCCGGGAACGCCGGCATGCTGGACATCGTCGCCGCCCTGCAATGGGTGCACGACAACATTGCCAGCTTCGGGGGCGATCCCGGCAATGTGACGATCTTCGGGCAGTCGGGCGGTGGCGCAAAGGTGAGCACGGTCATGGCGATGCCGGCGGCGCGAGGGCTGTTCCACCGGGCTGCGGTGCACAGCGGGTCCGGACTTCGGATGGTGCCGGCCGAGAGCGCGGCGAAGCTTGCCGCGCTCACCCTGGCGGAACTCGGGCTCTCGGCGTCGCAAGTTGACCAGCTCCACACAATGCCACACGCGCACCTGCTCGAGGCTGCGCAGGCGGCGCAGCGCAAGATGGGGCCGGCCGGCCGGCCCGGGGGGCTTTCCCGGCTCGTCGCTGCCGACCGCGCCGGGCTCGCGGCGGTCGTGGACGGCAAGCACGTCCCGCATCACCCGTTCGACCCGGTTGCGCCCGCCGTCTCCGCGGACATTCCGATGTTGATCGGTTCGACCCTGAACGAGTTCGGCAACGAGATCCAGACGCCGGGTGTCGAGGCCATCACCGAGCAGGAGCTGCAGGCGCGGGCGACGGCCGCCTATGGTGGGCAAGGGGCGCAGGCCGTCGCCGCCTACCGGCGTGCGATGCCAGGCGCGAGGCCGTCGGACGTCTTCTCGCGCATGTCGGCCGCAGCGCAACGCCACAACGCCATCGTGCAGGCGACGCGCAAGCGGGCGCTCGGTGCGGCGCCGGCATTCCTCTACTGGTTCACGTGGCAGACGCCAATTCTCGACGGCCGGCCGCGGGCGTTTCACTGCAGCGAGCTGCCATTCGTGTTCGACAATACGGACCGGTGCGCGGCCATGACGGGCGGCTCGCCCGAGGCCAGGGAGCTGGCCGGGCGGATGAGCGATGCGTGGATCGCCTTCGCGCGCACCGGCAACCCGAACCACCCGGGCCTGCCGAAATGGCCCGCCTTCAGCCCCGACGCGGGCGAGGTGATGGTGTTCGACGACACCTGCGCCGTGCAGTTCGATCCGGACCGCGAACTGCGGAAGTTGACCAGCGGAACGTGA